A window of Tetrapisispora phaffii CBS 4417 chromosome 9, complete genome contains these coding sequences:
- the ECM13 gene encoding Ecm13p (similar to Saccharomyces cerevisiae ECM13 (YBL043W) and YJR115W; ancestral locus Anc_7.483) — protein MDSDLDIRQCYAMASLARTKLFNAGRQMYNLKTSRRRDIQLRVVIGHANLLDSVMDKICLYNSSPMPIHYQSATAIDNDDDNVNAPPSVSDTSDDYDDSDESEDSDLDYDELDIFSDEEDNEYVLDSANKIELQLSRSNSESNDLADMRMPSFVMSQNLQLPVFKTIGV, from the coding sequence atGGATTCAGATTTAGATATAAGACAATGTTATGCTATGGCTTCATTGGCTAGAACGAAATTGTTCAATGCCGGAAGACAAATGTACAATTTGAAGACTTCTCGAAGAAGAGATATTCAATTACGTGTAGTCATTGGACACGCAAATTTATTGGATTCTGTAATGGataaaatttgtttatataattcaagCCCAATGCCTATCCATTATCAATCTGCAACGGCAATTGacaatgatgatgataatgtAAATGCTCCTCCTTCAGTTTCTGACACTTCGGATGACTATGACGACAGTGACGAAAGCGAAGATAGCGATTTAGATTATGATGAATTAGATATCTTCagtgatgaagaagacAATGAGTATGTACTTGACAGTGCTAACAAAATTGAATTGCAATTATCAAGATCAAATTCAGAATCAAATGATTTGGCAGATATGAGAATGCCATCATTTGTAATGAGTcaaaatttacaattgCCTGTGTTTAAAACAATCGGAGTGTGA
- the TPHA0I02870 gene encoding uncharacterized protein produces MGLPQIGEGLINVSGHLTMVTNQKETKIVLKVIESVYELGKSVVGNAKFRVTDTLEWVNMVGVAVGGCCRTSLQEPIRQKNAIQGEAACVLCVASETELTEKLNAENTPTVACRDRVCEMNADSSQLPRTVGGGKKCHVLTRYPNNTTIVITCRQAD; encoded by the coding sequence ATGGGGTTACCACAAATTGGAGAAGGTCTAATAAATGTATCAGGTCATTTGACTATGGTAACGAATCagaaagaaacaaaaatagTGTTAAAGGTCATCGAATCAGTGTATGAGTTAGGGAAATCCGTTGTCGGGAATGCGAAATTTCGAGTGACTGACACATTAGAGTGGGTAAATATGGTGGGGGTGGCGGTGGGGGGTTGCTGCCGTACCTCGTTGCAAGAGCCGATCCGGCAGAAGAATGCTATTCAGGGAGAGGCAGCATGTGTGCTTTGCGTGGCATCAGAAACGGAATTaacagaaaaattaaatgcGGAGAACACACCGACGGTGGCTTGTCGAGACCGTGTGTGTGAAATGAACGCCGACTCATCGCAATTGCCGCGCACAGTAGGGGGGGGGAAAAAATGTCACGTGCTGACACGTTACCCGAACAACACAACTATTGTCATCACGTGCCGGCAAGCAGACTGA
- the AIM25 gene encoding Aim25p (similar to Saccharomyces cerevisiae YJR100C; ancestral locus Anc_7.472) — MKTSRVEMFICNRIPLLVRRSLSTTHLVKQAVGNPSFRRRPSHDHKNRISYTNYSDVSTEKASILSSTPVATSILNEPTIIIERQIEVMNIVVGFEQANKYKIMDVRGNALGRIEERDYSIGKAALRQLSKLHRPFTVDVFDNYNNVILTIKRPFSWVNSHIQAILPNEETGQFDEGSQVVGESVQKWHAWRRKYELFANTRDEEQTSSDPYFKQFGVIDAPFLSFEFAVRDKNNKIIGGVDRNWVGIGRELFTDTGIYIVRFDSTRSFENIYPPETLSTNVMTLDERAVLLANAISIDFDYFSRHSRSTGGGLLTFGGDGYE; from the coding sequence ATGAAAACCAGCAGAGTTGAAATGTTTATATGTAATAGGATACCTCTTCTGGTTAGGAGGTCCCTCTCCACAACGCACCTGGTTAAACAAGCCGTGGGTAATCCGTCATTCAGAAGAAGACCGTCGCACGATCACAAAAATAGAATATCATACACAAACTACAGTGATGTCAGCACAGAGAAAGCTTCGATATTGTCCAGCACTCCTGTTGCTACTTCCATCTTAAACGAACCTACTATTATAATCGAGAGACAGATCGAAGTGATGAACATTGTTGTCGGTTTTGAGCAAGCgaataaatataagatTATGGACGTTCGTGGTAATGCATTGGGACGTATTGAAGAACGTGACTATTCAATCGGTAAAGCTGCATTGAGACAATTGTCTAAACTTCATAGACCGTTCACCGTTGATGTATTTGACAACTATAATAATGTGATATTGACTATCAAGAGACCATTTTCATGGGTGAATTCACATATACAAGCCATATTGCCAAATGAGGAAACAGGACAATTTGATGAAGGAAGTCAAGTTGTTGGCGAATCAGTTCAAAAATGGCATGCTTGGCGACGTAAATACGAATTATTTGCGAACACAAGAGATGAGGAACAGACAAGTTCTGATCCATACTTCAAACAATTTGGTGTTATCGATGCACCATTCTTATCATTCGAATTCGCTGTACGcgataaaaacaataaaataataggTGGAGTTGATAGAAATTGGGTAGGTATTGGCAGAGAATTATTCACCGACACAGGCATTTATATAGTAAGATTCGACTCAACAAGATCATTTGAAAACATATATCCTCCAGAAACATTATCCACGAATGTCATGACTCTTGATGAAAGAGCAGTACTATTAGCGAATGcaatttcaattgatttcGACTATTTCTCTAGACATTCTAGATCAACTGGAGGAGGATTACTTACTTTCGGAGGAGATGGATATGAATAA
- the TPHA0I02840 gene encoding uncharacterized protein (similar to Saccharomyces cerevisiae SOD1 (YJR104C); ancestral locus Anc_7.477), producing the protein MVKAVAILKGDTEVSGIVYFEQKSEDEPTTVTYEITGNTPNSERGFHVHEFGDVTNGCTSAGAHFNPFNKTHGHPNSEDRHVGDMGNIKADAKGVAKGAFTDKLVKLIGPTSVIGRSVVVHSGTDDYGLGGHADSLTTGNAGGRNACGVIGVTNA; encoded by the coding sequence ATGGTCAAAGCTGTTGCTATTTTAAAGGGTGATACCGAGGTTTCCGGTATAGTTTACTTCGAACAAAAGTCTGAAGATGAGCCTACTACCGTGACTTACGAAATTACCGGCAATACTCCAAACTCTGAACGTGGTTTCCACGTCCACGAATTCGGTGACGTCACTAACGGTTGTACTTCTGCTGGTGCACATTTTAACCCATTCAACAAGACTCATGGTCATCCAAACTCTGAAGACAGACACGTCGGTGACATGGGTAACATCAAGGCCGATGCCAAAGGTGTCGCCAAGGGTGCCTTCACCGACAAGCTGGTCAAGTTGATCGGCCCAACCTCTGTTATTGGTAGATCCGTCGTTGTTCACTCCGGCACCGATGATTATGGTTTGGGTGGTCACGCAGACTCCTTAACAACCGGTAATGCTGGTGGTAGAAACGCCTGCGGTGTTATTGGTGTCACTAACGCTTAA
- the PSY4 gene encoding Psy4p (similar to Saccharomyces cerevisiae PSY4 (YBL046W); ancestral locus Anc_7.485), which translates to MSVKSDGLLDDVGVNMMGIKSANLYKLLNTIVDKKDVTILTVTDPKDLFPDLIYHLTTVIPNELFRSPPTAFVDKAMKQLEDIGEYLKKKFMEKSEYPFTIVRICELCYDPFKYYKVFELEKFTRAITRCCYVTSYWNTRGSSRVNEIVLHDESNKKEITDDVALTKIPWITKSMEEKLIPFAKCIDEIMSINLGFDDDEEDDDIDIETDKNNYSDPRQNMNMNSDDIMIEEYYEEEDGKYDDLGDDRKDVDEDEDEDEDDFDYVEKPEDEEEYDDDNVDEEEEREYNDANDSNEADENEIENRDDNNEFQDMKVSSYKRRTTEVDDFDYKNESDGSLEEQSITPKKLRQYNMIMSTSPMMSVNARGTNIPNVNIEEKNILVSPDSLQLSDKDELTISKKKEYIDNYDNSNKNDSPLTSKVRKA; encoded by the coding sequence ATGTCGGTTAAATCAGATGGATTGCTCGATGACGTTGGTGTTAATATGATGGGAATCAAATCTGCAAATCTATACAAACTATTAAATACCATTGTAGATAAAAAAGACGTAACTATTTTAACTGTAACCGATCCAAAAGATCTTTTCCCAGATTTGATCTATCATTTAACTACAGTGATACCGAATGAATTATTTCGTAGTCCACCTACAGCTTTTGTAGATAAAGCAATGAAACAATTGGAAGACATTGgagaatatttaaagaaaaaatttatgGAAAAGTCAGAATATCCATTCACTATTGTAAGGATTTGTGAATTATGTTATGAtccatttaaatattacaaagtttttgaattggaaaaattcACAAGAGCAATCACAAGATGTTGCTATGTGACATCGTATTGGAACACTAGGGGTAGTAGTAGAGTGAATGAAATTGTATTGCATGATGAGAgcaataaaaaagaaataacaGATGATGTTGCTTTAACAAAAATACCATGGATTACTAAGAGTATGgaagaaaaattgatcCCATTCGCAAAATGCATAGATGAAATAATGAGCATAAATCTTGGatttgatgatgatgaagaagatgatgatattgacATCGAAACagacaaaaataattatagtGATCCTCGACAAAACATGAACATGAATTCGGATGATATAATGATAGAAGAATACtatgaagaagaagatggaaAATATGATGACCTGGGAGATGACAGAAAGGATGtggatgaagatgaagatgaagatgaagatgactTTGACTATGTTGAAAAACCTGAAGACGAAGAGGAATATGACGATGATAATGTAGATGAAGAGGAAGAAAGGGAGTACAATGACGCTAATGATAGCAATGAAGCAGATGagaatgaaattgaaaatagaGATGATAATAACGAATTTCAAGACATGAAGGTGTCTTCTTATAAGAGAAGAACGACTGAGGTAGATGATTTTGATTACAAAAACGAGTCAGATGGTTCTTTAGAAGAACAAAGCATTACGccaaaaaaattgagaCAGTATAATATGATAATGAGCACATCACCTATGATGAGTGTGAATGCTCGAGGTACAAACATACCTAATGTAAacattgaagaaaaaaacattcTTGTATCGCCGGATTCTCTTCAATTGAGTGATAAAGATGAACTTACGATATCTAAAAAGAAGGAATACATTGATAATTATGACAATTcgaataaaaatgatagcCCACTAACAAGTAAAGTGAGAAAAGCCTAA
- the FUI1 gene encoding uridine permease (similar to Saccharomyces cerevisiae FUI1 (YBL042C); ancestral locus Anc_7.481) — protein MHQFSSDSQSVSSMSKDKATGYSLNKDDDIILTSKSIGDDFITETVSEQESIDKVYDNDASGWFHKAIEYLSVKGPNGEQGIVETYLYNDDLRPVEAERRVWTWRQYIYFWISGSFNVNTWQISATGLQLGLNWWQTWICIWVGYFFVAIFLVAGSRVGNMYHISFPIASRISYGPYFAIWVVLNRVVMACVWFSTLAWLGGECVQLMLRTIFGNDLPQRLGDHIQDPNLNNYQFMCFMLFWIVGLPFLWFPPHKLRHVFAVKAVLAPIAAFAFLIWTLIKADGKLAFGNLTGGSALSKSATAWAVIRSIMSALDNFSTLILNAADFSRFAKSPKSSTYSQFIALPLCYAIISLIGILTTSAAYNMYGINYWSPLDVLDRYLDNFNKGNRAGVFLISFVFAFDQLSSNLAGNAIPAGTDMTALFPKFINIRRGSYICAALALCICPWDLMASSSKFTTALSAYAVFLSAIAGVQFADYFIVRKGYINVYHCYTNRMDSFYMYNKYGTNWRAVVAYIAGIVPNFTGFIGSLEISVPEGAMKVYYLNYFIGYFVSALVYIILVYYFPIKGVPNNAKITDRVWYESWIEVENFTETRASYEKFGDENVEVRQSV, from the coding sequence ATGCATCAATTCTCATCGGATAGTCAATCTGTATCCAGCATGAGCAAAGACAAAGCTACTGGCTACTCTTTGaataaagatgatgatatcATTTTAACCTCTAAATCGATCGGTGATGATTTCATTACGGAAACGGTATCTGAACAAGAATCCATTGACAAAGTTTACGACAATGATGCATCAGGTTGGTTTCATAAAGCTATAGAGTATTTATCCGTTAAAGGTCCAAATGGTGAACAAGGTATCGTGGAAACTTACTTATACAATGACGATCTTCGTCCGGTTGAAGCCGAACGTAGAGTCTGGACATGGAGACAATATATCTACTTTTGGATATCCGGTTCTTTCAACGTTAACACATGGCAAATTTCGGCCACTGGTTTACAACTAGGTTTAAACTGGTGGCAAACTTGGATTTGTATCTGGGTTGGTTATTTCTTCGTCGCTATCTTTTTGGTCGCTGGTTCTCGTGTCGGTAACATGTACCACATCTCTTTCCCAATCGCTTCTCGTATTTCCTATGGTCCATATTTCGCCATTTGGGTCGTTTTGAATAGAGTTGTCATGGCTTGTGTTTGGTTCTCTACTCTAGCTTGGTTAGGAGGTGAATGTGTTCAATTGATGCTAAGAACAATCTTCGGTAACGATCTACCACAAAGGTTAGGTGACCACATCCAAGATCCAAACTTAAATAACTACCAATTCATGTGTTTCATGCTATTTTGGATCGTTGGCTTGCCTTTCTTATGGTTTCCACCTCACAAGCTACGTCATGTCTTTGCTGTCAAAGCAGTATTGGCTCCAATCGCTGCTTTTGCATTCTTGATTTGGACTTTGATCAAAGCTGATGGTAAGTTAGCATTTGGTAACTTAACCGGTGGATCAGCTCTATCTAAATCTGCAACTGCCTGGGCTGTTATCAGATCCATAATGAGTGCCTTGGATAACTTTTCCacattgattttaaatgcTGCTGATTTCTCTCGTTTCGCCAAATCGCCAAAATCATCTACGTATTCTCAATTCATTGCTTTGCCATTATGTTACGCAATCATCTCCTTGATTGGTATCTTAACCACAAGTGCTGCCTACAATATGTACGGTATTAACTACTGGAGTCCTTTAGACGTTTTAGACCGTTACTTAGATAACTTCAACAAAGGTAACAGAGCTGGTgtctttttaatttccttTGTTTTTGCTTTCGATCAATTATCCTCCAATTTAGCTGGTAATGCAATTCCAGCTGGTACAGATATGACAGCTTTGTTCCcaaaattcattaacattAGAAGAGGTTCTTACATTTGTGCTGCTTTGGCCCTATGTATCTGTCCATGGGATCTAATGGCTTCATCTTCTAAGTTCACTACTGCTTTAAGTGCATATGCCGTTTTCTTATCTGCTATTGCTGGTGTGCAATTCGCTGATTATTTCATTGTCAGAAAGGGTTACATCAATGTTTACCATTGTTACACTAACAGAATGGACTCCTTCTACATGTATAACAAATATGGTACTAATTGGAGAGCTGTTGTTGCGTACATTGCTGGTATTGTTCCAAATTTCACCGGGTTCATTGGTTCATTGGAAATATCTGTTCCAGAAGGTGCCATGAAAGTTTACTACTTAAACTATTTCATTGGTTACTTTGTTTCTGCTCTAGTATACATTATTTTAGTTTACTACTTCCCAATTAAAGGTGTTCCAAACAATGCTAAGATCACCGACAGAGTATGGTACGAAAGTTGGATTGAAGTTGAAAATTTCACTGAAACCAGAGCTTCATACGAAAAATTCGGTGACGAAAATGTTGAAGTCAGACAGAGTGTCTGA
- the COR1 gene encoding ubiquinol--cytochrome-c reductase subunit COR1 (similar to Saccharomyces cerevisiae COR1 (YBL045C); ancestral locus Anc_7.484), which yields MLRNSNNLVKNGILRRFLSTRPEVTELSNGVSVVTRYNPNVAHNTTGLVFGSGSSAENPYNNGVSHVCSSLFSRHNKKVNADAVKQGFKLDSLVDREYQSFLVTSAGSANLAKALDCLNTSFAETTQNVNQSDFDQSKTLITEELYKLENKNKFQQERVMEHLHSTAFQNTPLSLPKRGTMESVQSLVTDDLKEFASVNYNNTNVIVVNEGNIQHNDFIELLESKNFKLSNEHKPTLPKSTFLGSEVRLRDDTLPKAYFAIAVEGESIRSPDYLTSQVAAEIFGSYNALEPKSRLQGVKLIDQFQEYNIAEMYDHFSLSYKDSGLWGFRAVTSEFNSIDEVVHFTLKQWNRLTISITETELARGKQLLKLKLASNLESNPNVTQIVSELGYQALNGNIRPTLAEQFALIDKITVKDIKNWASKRLWDQDVAIAGSGQIEGLLDYMRIRNDMSMMRW from the coding sequence ATGCTAAGAAACTCAAATAACTTGGTCAAAAATGGTATCCTAAGAAGATTCCTGTCTACAAGACCAGAAGTCACCGAACTATCAAACGGTGTCTCTGTTGTCACAAGATACAACCCTAACGTTGCTCACAACACAACAGGTTTGGTCTTTGGCTCCGGGTCCTCCGCTGAAAACCCATACAATAACGGTGTCAGCCATGTCTGTTCGTCTCTTTTCTCAAGACACAATAAGAAAGTCAATGCAGATGCAGTTAAACAAGGTTTCAAATTGGATTCCTTAGTCGACAGAGAATACCAATCGTTCTTAGTCACTTCCGCAGGCTCTGCTAATCTTGCAAAGGCTTTAGACTGTTTGAACACATCATTTGCCGAAACTACTCAAAACGTTAATCAATCAGATTTCGATCAATCAAAGACTTTGATTACCGAGGAACTGTacaaattagaaaataagaACAAATTCCAACAAGAAAGAGTCATGGAACATTTACACTCTACCGCTTTCCAAAATACTCCTTTATCTTTACCAAAAAGAGGTACTATGGAATCCGTGCAAAGTTTAGTCACTGATGATTTGAAAGAGTTTGCATCCGTTAACTACAACAACACAAACGTCATTGTCGTGAATGAAGGTAATATTCAACACAACGACTTCATCGAATTATTAGAATCcaaaaatttcaaactATCAAATGAACATAAGCCAACTTTACCAAAATCAACTTTCTTAGGGTCAGAAGTAAGATTAAGAGACGATACTTTGCCAAAAGCTTATTTCGCCATTGCTGTTGAAGGTGAATCCATCAGGTCTCCAGATTATTTGACTTCACAGGTTGCCGCTGAAATTTTCGGTTCTTATAACGCTCTTGAACCAAAATCAAGATTACAAGGtgttaaattaattgatcaattccaagaatataatatcGCAGAAATGTATGatcatttttcattgtCTTACAAAGACTCCGGTTTATGGGGTTTCAGGGCAGTTACATCGGAATTCAATAGCATTGACGAAGTTGTCCATTTCACTTTAAAACAATGGAATAGATTAACTATTTCCATCACTGAAACTGAACTGGCCCGTGGTAAgcaattattgaaattgaaattagCATCCAACTTGGAATCTAATCCAAATGTCACACAAATTGTCTCAGAATTAGGTTATCAAGCCTTGAATGGAAACATCAGACCAACCTTAGCAGAACAATTCGCTTTAATTGACAAAATCACCGTTAAGGATATTAAAAACTGGGCTTCAAAGAGATTATGGGATCAAGATGTTGCTATTGCTGGTTCGGGACAAATCGAAGGTCTATTGGATTACATGAGAATCAGAAACGATATGTCTATGATGAGATGGTAA
- the SIP4 gene encoding Sip4p (similar to Saccharomyces cerevisiae SIP4 (YJL089W); ancestral locus Anc_1.277), with translation MPRLASTRETTKLQVEVKNRKKRKYGNRNNSVAPRALVPVPDQHSLKEKPVGNQHDDFHGMKDSLKLGNEHYDNDINIRLSQACDRCRLKKIKCDGLKPSCTHCSKIKFACKTSDRLTRRGFPKGYTEMLERQVIELQHKLKLLETQSPSIEGNTSSVQNKKLIENCCSDNSTAQSSTLETEKNLIDRSEFWDVIIKDSLYSAETLLNEKFTKNFIDKEWLVDFQLSILISNLQLNPQYNYLPNFLINKANTNLAQLKELIDLSINNFTVIQNSILPLLYSNDDLVEVSNLTNNTINKNPINIMIICYIIQLNWSCFDKFKLFEVTKTVIINNYYHFKDVNKQNQNIKILNLLNLSIYYYMSVIDSNNLSIINDLFNITTVFINDALKTSNFINKDQIKNKPMKKSLDNDIYANYSIANRNELIKNRSISITCYKFLLKWWNLLHKKDIRLIANLNTEYDSDLLLGIYDEKLNLFKILNEFVSIVSTNIMLPNEQLSIHFQDYENVLIKKNLYFNNNENFLEKTLTTDECKSLQMTLYYLILQAVLINPATNNSLYTASKNNYKTKYPKKNQNITINDNSTLIQDQSKVENSFQILLKYHSFLTNGNFSLKDQPQQFYVKYFLPCQNTEIIRFSLLHLNSWSVTNTKKFDGDLTLPENWNLLRYKTFLTRFCTLWFFDDMKNVLLVELQNNFKFDLSLKLKLSNTNLNKYNKLGYLQSVSNFNDTNKIGNGYNFSFFFGGRTNLLKCNSDAIMDQFDMFTDNNIVDPTNTNPDLEYVATEGNIGRNQNIANAEHAPSMRDHLENCKPNIVDNTGFYQPLFESFSLKSLTQLDGNNNLVDVGKYSSEFLLNQEETDDGYAEDDDEDDFTNDNLQPLEIPFVHKRHKSLFQSRYDRSPATLIKTKEYMNKNKVAKNNQSSMTSNVSAIILPGNAQTLQDNQVKLDHMILNNSLKPVSHEPLSPSAVNCRPEATEDSKPDERDNTTAKYKTDGASSLNGHKAQNLLQSPNKTPSFNNFNFIETTRSFSDMLFLKSNSQLNLLKKIQD, from the coding sequence atgcCACGGTTAGCTTCTACGAGAGAAACAACAAAATTACAAGTCGAGGTGAAAAatagaaagaaaagaaagtaTGGCAATAGAAATAATTCAGTAGCTCCACGGGCGCTAGTTCCCGTCCCAGATCAACATAGCTTGAAGGAGAAGCCAGTAGGCAATCAACATGACGATTTTCATGGTATGAAGGACTCTCTGAAACTCGGTAATGAACATTATGATAACGACATTAATATTCGTTTATCACAGGCTTGTGATAGGTGTAGactaaagaaaataaagtGCGACGGTTTAAAACCAAGTTGTACTCACTGCTCAAAAATTAAGTTTGCTTGTAAAACAAGTGATAGGCTAACAAGAAGAGGCTTCCCCAAAGGCTATACTGAAATGCTAGAAAGACAAGTGATTGAATTACAACAtaaattgaaacttttgGAAACACAGTCCCCATCAATCGAAGGTAATACCAGTTCTGTTcagaacaaaaaattaatagaaaATTGTTGTAGTGACAACAGCACTGCTCAATCGTCTACCCTTGAAACagagaaaaatttaatagatAGAAGTGAATTTTGGGAcgtaataataaaagattcCTTATATTCAGCCGAAACTTTGttaaatgaaaagtttACTAAAAACTTTATTGATAAAGAATGGTTGGTTGATTTTCAATTATCCATATTAATCTCgaatttacaattaaatCCACAATATAACTATTTGccaaattttttaattaacaaAGCAAATACGAATCTAGCACAATTAAAAGAACTGATagatttatcaattaataatttcactGTCATTCAAAACTCAATCTTACCACTACTATATTCCAATGATGATTTGGTTGaagtttcaaatttgacaaataatacaataaataaaaacccaataaatataatgattatttgctatattattcaattaaattggagttgttttgataaatttaaattatttgaagtcACAAAAACtgtaataattaataactACTATCATTTCAAGGATgttaataaacaaaatcaaaatattaagattttgaatttattgaatctatctatttattattatatgtcAGTGattgattcaaataatttatcaattatcaatgatttattcaatataaCAACTGTTTTCATCAATGATGCATTGAAAACTTCGAATTTTATCAACAAAGAccaaatcaaaaataaaccaatgaaaaaatcgttagataatgatatttatgCCAATTATTCCATTGCGAACagaaatgaattaataaaaaatagaaGTATTTCAATTACTTGTTATAAATTTCTGTTAAAATGGTGGAATCTTTTGCATAAGAAGGATATCAGACTGATTGCAAATCTAAATACAGAATATGACTCTGATCTTCTACTGGGAATAtatgatgaaaaattaaatttatttaaaatattaaatgaattcGTTTCAATTGTGTCCACTAACATCATGTTGCCTAATGAACAACTATCTATTCATTTCCAAGATTATGAAAATGTtttgattaaaaaaaatctctattttaataataacgaGAATTTCTTAGAGAAGACCTTAACAACAGATGAATGCAAAAGTTTACAAATGACATTATATTATCTGATATTGCAGGCAGTATTGATAAATCCAGCAACAAACAATTCTTTATATACAGCATCGAAGAATAActataaaacaaaataccccaagaagaatcaaaatattacgATCAATGATAATTCAACGTTAATCCAAGATCAGTCGAAGGTTGAAAACAGTTTCCAAATCTTATTAAAATACCATAGTTTTTTGACCAATGGAAACTTTTCCCTGAAAGATCAACCGCAACAATTCTATGTCAAGTATTTTTTACCTTGTCAAAATACAGAAATCATAAGGTTTTCTCTTCTGCATTTAAACAGCTGGTCTGTAACCAATACGAAAAAATTCGATGGTGATTTGACATTGCCAGAAAATTGGAATCTATTAAGatataaaacatttttaacaaGATTCTGCACACTTTGGTTTTTTGATGACATGAAAAATGTATTATTAGttgaattacaaaataatttcaaatttgatttaagtttgaaattgaaattgagCAACACAAATTTGAAcaaatacaataaattagGTTACTTGCAATCTGTCTCGAATTTTAACGACACAAATAAAATAGGCAATGGTTacaatttttcttttttctttggtGGAAGAACTAATCTATTAAAATGCAATTCAGATGCAATAATGGATCAATTTGATATGTTTAcagataataatattgtagATCCTACCAACACCAATCCCGATCTAGAATATGTAGCTACTGAAGGAAATATAGGGAGGAACCAAAATATTGCCAATGCAGAACATGCGCCTAGTATGAGAGATCATCTCGAAAATTGCAAGCCTAACATTGTTGATAATACTGGATTTTATCAGCCTTTGTTTGAATCATTTTCGTTGAAGTCATTAACTCAACTTGACGGAAATAACAACTTGGTTGATGTCGGTAAATACTCTTCTGAATTTCTACTTAATCAAGAGGAAACCGACGACGGTTACGCGGAAGATGATGACGAGGATGACTTTACAAACGACAATTTACAACCGCTAGAAATTCCATTTGTACACAAGCGTCATAAGTCACTTTTCCAGTCCAGATATGACCGCTCGCCCGCAACTTTAATAAAGACAAAGGAGTACatgaataaaaataaagttgCGAAGAACAATCAAAGTTCCATGACTAGCAACGTCAGTGCAATCATACTGCCTGGGAATGCACAAACCCTTCAAGATAACCAAGTAAAACTTGATCATATGATCTTGAACAATTCTTTAAAGCCAGTCTCTCACGAGCCATTATCTCCTAGTGCAGTCAATTGCAGACCAGAGGCCACTGAAGACTCCAAACCGGATGAAAGAGATAACACTACCgcaaaatataaaactgATGGAGCTTCGTCGTTGAATGGCCACAAAGCACAAAACTTGCTACAGAGTCCCAACAAGACCCCAAGtttcaacaatttcaacTTCATAGAGACGACAAGATCCTTTTCTGACATGTTGTTTTTAAAATCCAATTCTCAATTGAACCTcttaaagaaaatacaaGATTGA